In Populus nigra chromosome 1, ddPopNigr1.1, whole genome shotgun sequence, one genomic interval encodes:
- the LOC133681164 gene encoding (+)-borneol dehydrogenase 2 isoform X1, with the protein MATASSTDSSLSPLRVSTCCFFFLKGELLINEAFHMWLLGKVALVTGGATGIGESIARLFCRHGAKVCIADLQDNLGQNVCESLGGEPKTCYIHCDVTIEDDVRQAVDFTVDKFGTLDIMVNNAGLGGPPCPDIRKVALSDFEKVFDVNVKGVFLGMKHAARIMIPLNKGSIVSLCSVASAIGGMGPHAYTGSKHAVLGLTRSVAAELGKHGIRVNCVSPYGVATSLAVAHLPEDERTEDALIGFRSFIGRNANLQGVELTVDDVANAVLFLASDEARYISGDNLMLDGGFTCTNHSLRVFR; encoded by the exons ATGGCCACCGCAAGCTCCACTGACTCATCCCTCTCTCCTCTGAG AGTGTCTACatgctgttttttctttttgaaaggaGAGCTGCTGATAAATGAAGCCTTCCATATGTG GTTATTGGGCAAAGTAGCATTGGTAACAGGTGGAGCTACTGGTATTGGGGAGAGCATTGCCCGGCTATTTTGCAGACATGGTGCAAAAGTTTGCATAGCTGATTTGCAAGACAACCTTGGACAAAATGTTTGCGAGTCGCTTGGTGGTGAGCCAAAAACTTGTTATATCCATTGTGATGTCACAATAGAGGATGATGTTCGCCAAGCTGTTGACTTTACTGTTGATAAATTTGGAACATTGGATATTATGGTTAACAATGCTGGGCTGGGAGGTCCCCCCTGTCCAGATATCCGTAAGGTGGCCTTATCAGACTTTGAAAAGGTGTTTGATGTAAATGTGAAGGGTGTTTTTCTTGGAATGAAGCATGCAGCACGGATTATGATCCCCCTAAATAAGGGTTCAATTGTTTCTCTCTGTAGTGTTGCCAGTGCCATAGGGGGTATGGGCCCACATGCTTACACAGGGTCAAAGCATGCTGTATTGGGTCTGACCAGAAGTGTTGCAGCTGAACTAGGAAAACATGGGATACGTGTAAACTGTGTCTCTCCCTATGGAGTTGCGACAAGCTTGGCTGTGGCTCATTTGCCCGAGGATGAGAGGACTGAGGATGCCTTAATAGGTTTCCGCTCTTTTATTGGGAGGAATGCTAACTTGCAAGGTGTGGAATTGACAGTTGATGATGTGGCCAATGCCGTGCTCTTCCTAGCAAGTGATGAAGCAAGGTACATAAGTGGGGATAATCTAATGCTTGATGGGGGCTTCACGTGCACAAACCACTCACTCCGTGTCTTCAGATGA
- the LOC133681164 gene encoding (+)-borneol dehydrogenase 2 isoform X2 has translation MATASSTDSSLSPLRLLGKVALVTGGATGIGESIARLFCRHGAKVCIADLQDNLGQNVCESLGGEPKTCYIHCDVTIEDDVRQAVDFTVDKFGTLDIMVNNAGLGGPPCPDIRKVALSDFEKVFDVNVKGVFLGMKHAARIMIPLNKGSIVSLCSVASAIGGMGPHAYTGSKHAVLGLTRSVAAELGKHGIRVNCVSPYGVATSLAVAHLPEDERTEDALIGFRSFIGRNANLQGVELTVDDVANAVLFLASDEARYISGDNLMLDGGFTCTNHSLRVFR, from the exons ATGGCCACCGCAAGCTCCACTGACTCATCCCTCTCTCCTCTGAG GTTATTGGGCAAAGTAGCATTGGTAACAGGTGGAGCTACTGGTATTGGGGAGAGCATTGCCCGGCTATTTTGCAGACATGGTGCAAAAGTTTGCATAGCTGATTTGCAAGACAACCTTGGACAAAATGTTTGCGAGTCGCTTGGTGGTGAGCCAAAAACTTGTTATATCCATTGTGATGTCACAATAGAGGATGATGTTCGCCAAGCTGTTGACTTTACTGTTGATAAATTTGGAACATTGGATATTATGGTTAACAATGCTGGGCTGGGAGGTCCCCCCTGTCCAGATATCCGTAAGGTGGCCTTATCAGACTTTGAAAAGGTGTTTGATGTAAATGTGAAGGGTGTTTTTCTTGGAATGAAGCATGCAGCACGGATTATGATCCCCCTAAATAAGGGTTCAATTGTTTCTCTCTGTAGTGTTGCCAGTGCCATAGGGGGTATGGGCCCACATGCTTACACAGGGTCAAAGCATGCTGTATTGGGTCTGACCAGAAGTGTTGCAGCTGAACTAGGAAAACATGGGATACGTGTAAACTGTGTCTCTCCCTATGGAGTTGCGACAAGCTTGGCTGTGGCTCATTTGCCCGAGGATGAGAGGACTGAGGATGCCTTAATAGGTTTCCGCTCTTTTATTGGGAGGAATGCTAACTTGCAAGGTGTGGAATTGACAGTTGATGATGTGGCCAATGCCGTGCTCTTCCTAGCAAGTGATGAAGCAAGGTACATAAGTGGGGATAATCTAATGCTTGATGGGGGCTTCACGTGCACAAACCACTCACTCCGTGTCTTCAGATGA
- the LOC133681163 gene encoding uncharacterized protein LOC133681163 isoform X1: MASLHVQHSWLSSLTKNPTTLFSSKASPFKVSLSLNSSNAESPNPSSQNPPDPEPGPVDPVKLAFEKAKAYRNSIETSKNVKIEQNPVEDSGGSIIGIAEKNKQVSDPVKGAVEYKTDRGVVGSSGVVEGIADSKTNSGLKGGNLGSGVVDKTSKKEQKLSISSIDFVGLEFADKKKGRGLPAGLVPITDPFSEGNLPDVEIIVGDTSKFEDPSTLTSKPTQEDNPDLYKPKVSTWGVFPRPGNISKTFGGGKTIRPGDELETAEARAAKDERTKQLIAAYRKSIGLNVDPNVKLECEKALKDGDSLMDSGKLNDALPYYQMVMDKLPFKSELHGLAALQWSICQDSLSRPNEARAVYEKLQSHPNVKVSKIARQFMFSFQAMEKLKFTGSNFSPTSTGYQYYFEKFVEDKTSYPQGEAGIEIGVLNQALPYMIFLVSPIFMVLFAALRGGNTN, from the exons ATGGCTTCTCTTCACGTTCAACATTCATGGCTATCTTCTCTCACCAAAAACCCCACTACCCTTTTCTCCTCCAAAGCCTCTCCATTCAAAGTTTCACTCTCTCTCAACTCTTCTAATGCTGAATCTCCAAACCCCTCCTCACAGAACCCACCAGATCCCGAACCAGGTCCTGTGGACCCTGTCAAGCTTGCTTTTGAGAAGGCTAAAGCATATAGAAACTCCATTGAAACCAGCAAGAATGTGAAGATTGAGCAAAACCCAGTTGAGGATTCTGGTGGTTCTATAATTGGGATTGCTGAGAAAAATAAGCAAGTGTCAGATCCTGTTAAGGGTGCTGTGGAGTACAAGACAGATAGAGGAGTTGTTGGTAGCAGTGGTGTTGTGGAAGGTATTGCAGATAGTAAAACAAATTCAG GATTAAAGGGAGGGAATTTAGGAAGTGGAGTGGTGGATAAAACGtcaaagaaagaacaaaaactgTCGATCTCAAGCATTGATTTTGTGGGGCTTGAATTTGCGGATAAGAAAAAGGGCAGGGGACTACCTGCTGGATTGGTTCCAATCACAGACCCTTTTTCAGAAGGGAACTTGCCTGATGTAGAAATAATTGTCGGGGACACTAGCAAATTTGAGGATCCCTCTACATTGACGTCCAAGCCTACCCAAGAAGATAATCCAGATCTTTACAAGCCGAAGGTTTCTACATGGGGTGTCTTTCCTAGACCTGGAAACATTTCAAAGACG TTTGGTGGTGGAAAAACTATTCGCCCTGGAGATGAGCTTGAAACAGCAGAAGCACGAGCTGCTAAAGATGAGCGCACAAAGCAATTAATTGCTGCCTACAGGAAGAGCATTGGCTTAAATGTTGATCCAAACGTGAAATTGGAGTGTGAAAAG GCCTTGAAGGATGGCGACTCCTTGATGGATTCTGGAAAGCTTAATGACGCGCTACCCTACTATCAAATGGTTATGGATAAGTTGCCATTTAAG AGTGAACTTCATGGGTTAGCTGCTTTGCAGTGGTCAATCTGTCAAGATTCACTCAGCAG ACCAAACGAGGCTCGTGCTGTGTATGAAAAACTCCAGTCTCATCCAAATGTTAAAGTGAGCAAGATAGCAAGGCAATTTATGTTCAGTTTCCAG GCCATGGAGAAGTTGAAGTTTACAGGCTCAAATTTCTCGCCGACAAGCACAGGCTACCAGTACTACTTTGAGAAATTTGTTGAAGATAAAACCAGCTACCCTCAAGGAGAGGCTGGAATTGAAATTGGTGTATTGAATCAAGCCCTCccatatatgatttttcttgtttctcccATTTTTATGGTTCTGTTTGCTGCTTTACGGGGAGGGAATACAAACTAG
- the LOC133681163 gene encoding uncharacterized protein LOC133681163 isoform X2, with translation MASLHVQHSWLSSLTKNPTTLFSSKASPFKVSLSLNSSNAESPNPSSQNPPDPEPGPVDPVKLAFEKAKAYRNSIETSKNVKIEQNPVEDSGGSIIGIAEKNKQVSDPVKGAVEYKTDRGVVGSSGVVEGIADSKTNSGLKGGNLGSGVVDKTSKKEQKLSISSIDFVGLEFADKKKGRGLPAGLVPITDPFSEGNLPDVEIIVGDTSKFEDPSTLTSKPTQEDNPDLYKPKVSTWGVFPRPGNISKTFGGGKTIRPGDELETAEARAAKDERTKQLIAAYRKSIGLNVDPNVKLECEKSELHGLAALQWSICQDSLSRPNEARAVYEKLQSHPNVKVSKIARQFMFSFQAMEKLKFTGSNFSPTSTGYQYYFEKFVEDKTSYPQGEAGIEIGVLNQALPYMIFLVSPIFMVLFAALRGGNTN, from the exons ATGGCTTCTCTTCACGTTCAACATTCATGGCTATCTTCTCTCACCAAAAACCCCACTACCCTTTTCTCCTCCAAAGCCTCTCCATTCAAAGTTTCACTCTCTCTCAACTCTTCTAATGCTGAATCTCCAAACCCCTCCTCACAGAACCCACCAGATCCCGAACCAGGTCCTGTGGACCCTGTCAAGCTTGCTTTTGAGAAGGCTAAAGCATATAGAAACTCCATTGAAACCAGCAAGAATGTGAAGATTGAGCAAAACCCAGTTGAGGATTCTGGTGGTTCTATAATTGGGATTGCTGAGAAAAATAAGCAAGTGTCAGATCCTGTTAAGGGTGCTGTGGAGTACAAGACAGATAGAGGAGTTGTTGGTAGCAGTGGTGTTGTGGAAGGTATTGCAGATAGTAAAACAAATTCAG GATTAAAGGGAGGGAATTTAGGAAGTGGAGTGGTGGATAAAACGtcaaagaaagaacaaaaactgTCGATCTCAAGCATTGATTTTGTGGGGCTTGAATTTGCGGATAAGAAAAAGGGCAGGGGACTACCTGCTGGATTGGTTCCAATCACAGACCCTTTTTCAGAAGGGAACTTGCCTGATGTAGAAATAATTGTCGGGGACACTAGCAAATTTGAGGATCCCTCTACATTGACGTCCAAGCCTACCCAAGAAGATAATCCAGATCTTTACAAGCCGAAGGTTTCTACATGGGGTGTCTTTCCTAGACCTGGAAACATTTCAAAGACG TTTGGTGGTGGAAAAACTATTCGCCCTGGAGATGAGCTTGAAACAGCAGAAGCACGAGCTGCTAAAGATGAGCGCACAAAGCAATTAATTGCTGCCTACAGGAAGAGCATTGGCTTAAATGTTGATCCAAACGTGAAATTGGAGTGTGAAAAG AGTGAACTTCATGGGTTAGCTGCTTTGCAGTGGTCAATCTGTCAAGATTCACTCAGCAG ACCAAACGAGGCTCGTGCTGTGTATGAAAAACTCCAGTCTCATCCAAATGTTAAAGTGAGCAAGATAGCAAGGCAATTTATGTTCAGTTTCCAG GCCATGGAGAAGTTGAAGTTTACAGGCTCAAATTTCTCGCCGACAAGCACAGGCTACCAGTACTACTTTGAGAAATTTGTTGAAGATAAAACCAGCTACCCTCAAGGAGAGGCTGGAATTGAAATTGGTGTATTGAATCAAGCCCTCccatatatgatttttcttgtttctcccATTTTTATGGTTCTGTTTGCTGCTTTACGGGGAGGGAATACAAACTAG